The genomic segment AAGATCCAAACCATCAAGAAACGGGCGTATGGCTTTCGCAACCCCGAGCACTTCAAGACCGCCATCTACTTCCACTGCGGAGGCCTCGACCTCTACCCCGTGACCCACGGAATTCCCGGATGAACCATTAAACATGGCAAGTGATTGTTCCCTGCTGCAGATGACTCATGAAGTAAGGACTTCACATGAGGCGTGACATTCTTGGTGCCATAGGCAGCGGCTACGGCCTGATGGCACTGACCATTGCCATCCAGTTTGTACTGGTGCCGCTATACCTTCACCATCTCGGAAAAGAGACATTTGGTGTTCTAACGATGATTCTTGCCGCAATCAACTATGGGGGCATTGGCATTACATGGGTTTCAGGGGGAATGGCTCGTATCCTCGGTGAGCGCGGCGCGGTGGGGGACACCGCTGGGTTCGCCGATGCTTATTCGCTTTCGAAACTTGTTTACACAGGCTACGCGGCAATAACAATCACTGTATTTTGGATGGTTTCGACTTGGATTTTGGCTGGTACTTTGGACAACCCCGAGAATCTGCAAGCTGTGATCCTCGCCAGTCTCTATTTCCTGGTTATGTACGAATACAACACAGATCGCCTAGCTTTCATCGCACTCTGTCGCCAAACCACGGGGAATATCATCGATGCGGCAGGACAGATTGTATTTGCTTGTGGCGCGGTGGCAGGGCTCTACTGGGGTGGAGGGCTCGCCTCGATCATGGCCTCGCAAATTGGCGGCGTTTTAGTTACTCGTAGTCTGGCATGGCTTTATTGGCACCATGAAGGCATGGCCCTGCGCTGGAACTGGCCGTTGGCCGATCCTGGCCCCATGTGGCAACGGATGAGTGGCAAAATGGGTCAGCATTACGTTGTATACGGAGCGCTACTGCTCACCCTTCAGGCCGATGTGTTGATCATTGGGTGGATCGCCGGTCCGGCGGTTGCTGCGACCTTCTACTTGCTGTGGCGTATCCCCGAAGTGTGCATCCTTTTGCTGGGGCGTATTCCCGGCGCCGTTGCGCCCCACCTTATCCAGATGGACACGCGTGGAGATATGGAGCGAATTCAACGCACCTACCGCAAGGGTTCGCGCATCATGCTGGGACTAGCCGCTCTTGCAGGAGGGGCTTATGCGGTAGCAGGAAGGTGGTTTGTTGAGCTTTGGGTGGGTAACAATGCTCCTGACGGATACATACCCTATGTGCTCGCTGGGGCTGCTCTGTTTTTTCTCGGGGCGTCTTGGTGGCCAGCAGGCGTTGCCTACGCTCTGGTGAAGACTGGACCGTTGGTCAAGGTGACGGCGTTGCATCTGACAGCCAAGCTAGTATTGATTGCGCTGTTGTTTGGCCGAATGGACTATTTGGCTCCGCTAACTGCAATCATCATAACTCACGTGCTTGGAGTCTTCTTTTTGTATATAAAAATAGGTGAAGATGCCTGTAGAGCGCCACAGATGGCGGTTGGGCAGAAATATACGGAGAGTAGAGTTGTATGATCATTTTGTCGATACACCCCGGGCATAATTCCACCGTTGGTTTGCTTGAGCAGGGCCGACTGGTAGGCTTGCTAAGTCAAGAGAAGATAGACAACATCAAGAATTCCGCCGCCTTTCCAAAGGATGCAATAGCCGTTCTGCTCGACGAATGTGGAATAGAGCCGAGGCAAATCGAAGCTATTGCCATCGCTGGTAATGATGTGTTCCCGTCCTATTGCTATGAATATCTCTTCGACCCGAAAAACAGAGTTAAGGAAAGCTCTGCGCTTCGCAAGGCTGCTAAGAGTATGGAACGAGGTGTGTTAGGTAGCATTATGCCCGGAATCTTTAAGATTGCACGGCGAAACCGCAAAGCAGATCTTGTGGCTGAGGGACGCCTGGAACTTGCGGAGAGGCTTTCGAAAACTCCATTGAGCGGCAAGCCTGTGACACACATTGACCACCATCAATGCCACGCGTACTCCGCTTACTACGGATTGGCTCAAGACGATGAGCCAGCGCTCGTTTTCACGGCCGACGGTAGCGGCGATGAAGCATGTGCAACGGTTTGGGTAGCTCGTAATAGGAAGCTCGAAAGAATTGCTAGGACGCCGCCGAATGCCTCTCTCGGCGGCATTTACTCCAACACAACACGTTTCCTTGGCATGAAAATTCTTGAGCACGAATATAAGGTGATGGGGTTGGCGGCATACTGCAAGGGATATCAGAAGGAAACTTACGAGCGCATCTTTGCGCCGGTAATTGATCTTGACCCAGCAAATCAGTTGGTCTTCCGCTCCAGTGTCGACGCGTCCACCTTTTATGACTATCTCGTCCGCCATGCTGTCGGGGAACGATTCGACAACATCGCTGGCGCTGTCCAACAGCTGCTCGAAGAGCGTATTACCGCATGGATACTTGCCGCCATCAAGCAGACCGGTATCCGAAATATTTATACTGGAGGCGGTGTGTTCATGAATGTGAAGCTCAACATGCGTATTCAGGAGATGGAAGAAGTCGAGCGCGTTCACTTTCTGCCCTCCTGTGGCGACGAATCGAACCCGATTGGTGCCGCGTATACCCTCGCGATTCAACGAGGGCTTTCAGTGAAGCCCCTCGACAGTCTTTACTTGGGCATCTCCTTCGAACGGGATGAGTTGAAACGGTTTATCTCGGATAACCGACTGGCGGACCGCTATTCCGTGACCGAGCCATCAGATGTAGAAGAGGCCATTGCCGACTTGCTCGCGCTGCGTGAGGTGGTGGCGCGTTTTTCCGGGCGATGCGAATGGGGCGCTCGCTCACTCGGTAACCGGGCAATCCTCGCCCACCCCAGCCATCTGGAAAGCTTTTACACGGTCAATGACCTGATCAAATCCCGGGACTTTTGGATGCCATTCGCGCCGACGGTTTTGGATACCCATGCCCACAAGTATTTTGAAAACTACAACCCTTCCAAGGTCAAGGCACCCTATATGATTACCGCCTTTAAGGCGTCACCATTGGGTGTCGAGAACCTGCGTGCCGGGATGCACCAAGGGGATCGCACCATTCGGCCACAGGTATTGACGGAACAGGCTAATCGGGCCTACTACCATCTTCTGAATGTCTTTCACGCCAAGACAGGTGTAGGTGCCGTCATGAACACCAGCTTCAATTTGCATGGTTCTCCTTTGGTGGCGACGCCCGAGCAAGCACTGATGACCTTCGAGAAGTCTGGCCTATGCTATTTGGCGCTCGGGCCATTCCTGATTGCGAAGAAAAATCGACGTCCGGTTCGTATTGGGCAAGAGTAGCGGCGGAGACAATTGAGCTTTCCGATTCGAAAGCATTGAGCAAGAAGTTGTGTCGTGAAGGGAGTTGCTCCGAAACAACTAGCGCCAAAGAGGATTGGCGATGTCGTAAGGGTTGGCGCTGCCGCTGTTGTGACTCGAGGTGTCCGAGTCCGTGACGAGTAGATTCGTAAGGAGCATATGCTTGTGGGATTGACCCGTGGTTGATAGGAGACTGCATTGAGCGCGCACTCGGGCCCGGAAGACCAGACTCCGCGTTTATCGCGTAGTGCGGAGTGCTGCGACAATCACCTATAGAAGTGAGCCTTTTAAAGGCGATTGGTAATGGTTCTCATAATTCTTCTAACAACTGCTGCCGTCATTTGCTGTGGATGGGCAAATGAGCTAATCCGCAAAGGGACTCTTCGTGGAACATTGAACCACTTCTGGTACTTCTCATTCTTGTGGGTGGTGTTTTTCCCCTTACGAGGATACCTGATAGCGGAGGATATGATTGATCTACAGGTTGATAGATCATGGGAAGAACACCAATTGGTCACATCCTTGTTGATAGCTTTTTGTTTCTGGTTAGTGGCTTTTGTAGGCTATTTGTCGTTCAGCGACAGGTCTAACGAGCGTGAAATGAGAACAGTCGTTACGGTCGATCATAGAACTGGAGCGGCAGTTGTGGCTTTGTGCGTTGGGCTTGCATGGGTATTTCTATTAAGTACCGTGTTTGCGGGCGAAGGGTTTCGCCCGTTTCTCGGCAATCAGCAGAATGAGGCGCGTTTCGGAGCTGGGCATTTCTTTATCTTACAAGACCTTTACATGTATGCATTTGTTGCTTATGCAGGTGCCATGTCTTCGCAAAGACCATCGGGCAGTATGGGGCTGTCGTTCAAAGTGACTGTGGTCGCAATTGTAGCGACGGCTCTTATTATGACTATTGCGGCTTCTTCGCGGAGACATGCTTCAACAGCCATCTTCGTATTAGTGTGTTTATTCTTATTGCGCCGGAGGCGTGGTGGGGCATTGGCTATTCTGGCTATTGTCGGAACCATATTTGCAGCACCGTTGCTAGACGCTTTTCGTTACATCGACATTTCCCAGGTAGACGGCAGCTTGTTGTCTATCGCAAACGTGTTTTCGCCCGTTCTTGAGGCAAGGCGGTTTTGGACGAGTTTGTCCTCGTCATTTGAAGGCGTAGACCACCTCGGGGCCTTCATGGAAACCGCCGGAATGGGAGGCCTGTTGATCGGAGTAGACGGCGGAGTGGCATGGAGTTTTAATACTGTTTTGGCGCTTGTTCCTCGGTTCCTTTGGGAATCGAAGCCGGAACTTTATGGAAGTGTGGCGGAGCAGTTCTATCTATATCCCTGGATGTATTCCTCCGGGCCAGCCACAACGACTTTGCCGCCAAGCTTCGTTGTCG from the Nitrospirota bacterium genome contains:
- a CDS encoding carbamoyltransferase C-terminal domain-containing protein, producing the protein MIILSIHPGHNSTVGLLEQGRLVGLLSQEKIDNIKNSAAFPKDAIAVLLDECGIEPRQIEAIAIAGNDVFPSYCYEYLFDPKNRVKESSALRKAAKSMERGVLGSIMPGIFKIARRNRKADLVAEGRLELAERLSKTPLSGKPVTHIDHHQCHAYSAYYGLAQDDEPALVFTADGSGDEACATVWVARNRKLERIARTPPNASLGGIYSNTTRFLGMKILEHEYKVMGLAAYCKGYQKETYERIFAPVIDLDPANQLVFRSSVDASTFYDYLVRHAVGERFDNIAGAVQQLLEERITAWILAAIKQTGIRNIYTGGGVFMNVKLNMRIQEMEEVERVHFLPSCGDESNPIGAAYTLAIQRGLSVKPLDSLYLGISFERDELKRFISDNRLADRYSVTEPSDVEEAIADLLALREVVARFSGRCEWGARSLGNRAILAHPSHLESFYTVNDLIKSRDFWMPFAPTVLDTHAHKYFENYNPSKVKAPYMITAFKASPLGVENLRAGMHQGDRTIRPQVLTEQANRAYYHLLNVFHAKTGVGAVMNTSFNLHGSPLVATPEQALMTFEKSGLCYLALGPFLIAKKNRRPVRIGQE